cccactcaacCTTCCACTTCCGGTAACAAGTCCCCATCCCTCGCTTCTTCTGATAGTGAGGTCGAGATTGACGAGGTTGAGAGCCAACCATGGTATGGAGGCTCCGGTTCAGCATCCGGTGGTTACTACACCACCTTCCCACCTGACGACGACGATGTtggggcatctgcccccacctactatccataggaggtacttctttctctcccttgtatataccatttcctttttgcatattagttttcttttcggtatctctctctttacttgacaacacagagactgtgtaactcaagtttgggggagggaccaagcatttgatcatgtttgctttgatgttgtttcatggagtcatgcattgcatacctatttgcataaaaaaaaaacaaattcatttagtttgcatcattttgcatttctaggagagtctagagcatatagtttgcattcacttgcattgggagcaatgattttaaatgccttataaagaacactacgtttcaCCTGAAAAGCTATGCACCTctcgaaaagacttgtatgtttcgtgccttgaaaactcttcttgaaacttgttgattgctgaaacctagtctttgaagccaactacaaccctatttgaactaaacgaacttaatgcttcttgcttagggtctcttgtgtactgagtcatggctatacacacttgagttgtcacatcttttatgccaatctttttttgacaaactctagtggtagaccactcccaaaaacctttccctccttttaagctttcattgtttgatgagtgaggccttcttaggaaagtcttacatgtgcataatgttgagagtatcgggaacgacaatgcttgatcttcattcttgctagattaggcacatcattgtctagccatagatgggggtgagtgttgtaaagtttgatttgggagtatgagaaagtggaaggaaaagagtgaactcttgtgcttaattgactagtctttatgggataagtagagaaacttctagctcagtttatgaaaagtcttggcccccgaaaaaaaaaaagagaaagaaaaagaaaagaaaaaatatatatatatatataaaaaatatatatatatatatatatataaaaaaaaaaaaaaaaagaaagggggctagcaaaacTGTTTAAAGCtaagttttgttttgaagttgagaaaaatccttatgagatttcaaagaaaagagTTTTGTGTGCAGGGTGTTCTtgagatcttttggtgagagatgtgagttgggctTGACATTGGGGaagattgtgtaattgtatgtttgggaaaagggtagaacaatggagattgagcattgtatgcatgagttggtccatttcttagatatattatgtgcaatgtcaaagctacttgtttcgagagtaaaccaccttaaagattttatgtttcgaacctcttgaatcacttgaataaaagccttcccttacccaaatgacttggaccgactgaccatttgcaagaattcactagatgttttgtgcttaatgaatgtgagagttggttgatttgaatgtgtggatgcttgatgatgagtgtaagggcaaaaagagttgaaataggcctagagaagctagagtgtaataagagagtgtgctaattgtgttagctagttgtgtttcttttggctatgagctcccaccttcaaacctatctccctatgagttctagaaagttcacttgtggacaagtaaagaacaagtttgggggagttgatatcttgcatatttctattgttttatctattcacccatgtgcattttgatcatatagattaggatttagccatgtttaggttgcattttgcatacatgagttcttatcaggtattggagtaccacatggagttcttggagacatttgagtGCATTTGGAGTtgaaaagaagtgtttaaagtgatcattgggcgagcagcgcatgggagcgaccagtccggagcgacaccatcaagtcgctctgatctccctatcggagcgaccttaccagagcgacagggaagagtcgctcgcgttttcatcacccggagacacgagaacgagtccggagcgacctctcgcaacgacacagcgaggtcgctcccgaagcatggagcgacgagccgaggtcgctgcgcgtcttatttctgctcgaacttatgatttctcaagggccttttggtcatttcattatgcacgtttttattttctaaacctatgttttaatactctgtaagccaccaggaggcagatcatctctgttcttaagaaaaaccaccaaaaacctttggaaagtcatctcttgaatcaattgatcagttttgttattgaaattctgtgttcttatatctattttctgtgtttctctacatgattaatctgaaatccaacatgggtttaagaggaatcatggagattagtgagtaatcaccttttgaattcatgggttagggagattaagggtgattaggttagagctaggatgttttagtgtagatcattcatatttccttgctaacAGAGTGaacataatgcatcttctgagttggccactcagttgttgatccttaggcatttctcacccgaaaggtgttcgaagaaatgcccgagacaactcttctaagcttttagcatactttgccaaagacatttgttgttagaggtgctaagatagccattggacttgctagttatgattgctttcatattattcaaccaaagacatttgatgtttgaattgtgttagtaaatgaacattcatctagacatagagtttgtttaggattgtgtctaagcttaaggttgatagtttgattgatcgtttgccattcttagttcgaaacttgatcacccgaggtctaatccctatatccatgagttctcttttcccatagttaagaaagtatcatttagttattccttttagttagttatagtttaaaaacccatctaaatcattggttgcacttagattaagtgattacttgcattctcggtgctttgatatctctcagaactggttcgacaatcttttatactacaacatttgtcttaggagccttgaaaactcctaacatcaataGGACAGTCCTTGGAGTGACAAAACTGCCAATGAAACGGTTTAGCAACAGCCGTCTCACCCGAAACACCGAGACGATGGTCTGAACCATTCGTTTTAGCCTTTTTCGGGGAACGATCACGCCCCTCCAAACCAGTCGGGCTACTCGACTTAACACGAGCAACAGACTTTTCACCCTCGAGATCCTTTCCCTCTTGGGTTGAAGCCCACGGAGTCTATTCTCCTCACGAAGAAATTCTGTGAGCGCTTCGCTCACGTCTCCGTATCGGATATGTTCCGCACTAACACTACCAGCTCGAGTTCGTATCCTTTCGGAGTCACGAGGGGTCGTTCTTCTCTAAAACAAAGAATCTAATGGAGTACTGTGGTAAACCCTAAAACAAAGTGAAGCTTTATAAAGACCAAAGCATCACCATATCTCAACGATCTAAGTAAAAGAATCTTGAAGGCTAAGGAAGCAAAGATTTTTCGAAAACCGTGTTTATCCATTTAAGATATTCAAAACCTCGCAATCAAAGATCGCGAAAAAAagtacaaaatacaaaaaaaaagatatcaaaCAAAAGAGATTAACTAGAATCGGATCGATCGGGAACATACGACCCCCCGACATCTTCGGAAACTTGAGGAAGATCGAGCTCAGAGATCGACCAAACCGACACGGTGCCCAAAGCAACTAAACCTTCACAATCTTCCTCCATCTCTTTCAAACGAGCAAGCTCGGCATCCACGGTTAGACCCCCATCCTTAAGCTCGTTTAGAAGATCGATGTTGGCGATCACCTCTTGCAACTGGATCTCAACGGACACCTCCTTCTTCTTGCTCATCCATTTCTCCTTCAGAGATTGGATAATCTCTCGGTATCGCTTTGCGATATCGCGACGAGCAATACAGGAAGCACGACGAATATCTCGACCCCTCTCGACCGCAAGCGCCGCGATCTTGGAATTCTAAGCAACGACCTGGGTCGAAAGAGCCTCGTTCTCCTGGTGAGTCCTCCTCCAATCATCAGTCAAAGCCTCGATCTTCTCTGCATCCCTTTTTCCCTCGCGTTTGGTGGCTTCGAGCTCCCTTCGAAAACCTCTTGATTTAGGAACCAATGCTCTCGATCTCCTTGTCATTCCGGGAAGCCTCGACGCGATCCTCCATCACCATAACGTACTCGTTGAAGGCTTCCATTACCTAAAAGGAAAACAAAGCAGACAGATGAGTACCTCAAAGCGcttttcaaaagaaaagaaatcaagaaacaaaCCTTAGGGCTCACGACCGCAACCTTGGCGTAAGCTTCCTTCTCATCCGAAGAAACAAGGGACGGGAGACGGCATCCCGCAGATCTCATGCGACCGGCGAGAGAGATCAATTTGCCTTGGGCCGCAAACAAAGAACCGTCGCCTTCAGAAACAAGCCTAGAACGGGATGGACCGGGTAAGGCGGCCTTCGACGATCGACGTCGCTTACGGGTCGCAGCAACGGCCTCATCTTCCGAACCAAGGCTCAACGAGATAGGAGACCATCTCTCCTCGGAAGCACCTTCATCGTAGGAGTCCTGAATCGAGACCAAAGGAGGTCTATTAGAAGCTCGGCTCCTCGATGCTGACCCAAAAGCACGAAACGACGACCTCCTCACGAGCTGCCTAACCAATCGGTCTGAAGACTGAGCTTGAACGGAAGGAGTCGCAATGACTTCCCGAGAGTGTTCCGTCTCATCCTCAGAACCCCCTACAACCAATGGGGCACTATTAGTCCCTTCCGGTATGGGAAAAGCAGCTCGGATCCGGGTCCGGTCAAACGATGACCAGTGCGAACGACCTCTCCGAAGGACTCCGATCAGACCATGAATCTCGTCTGACATCAAAGAACTTCCAGAAGGAGCTGAAACAATTAAAGAGAAACGAAAAATTGAGTCACCAATTCCCCAAAGAAAAAGATTGGcattcagataaaaaaaaaaactaacctatATTCTCAGCCCAATTCTGGGAAGTCGAGAGAAATCGAAGTTGCCCACAGACGCTCGATCCACCTTAAAAACGAAAAACTGCTCGTGCCACTTCTCATCGCAATAGGGGACGTACTCAATGACATGGCGACCCGGGCGCGGAGACACGAGGAAGGTACCAGGACTCTGCTTGTTTCGCTTCACCAAAACAAGGTGTCGAAAGTCACCAAGACCGAAGGAAAGACCTTCCTCCCTAGCCCTAACCAAGAATGCTATAAGGTGCCTAAGAAAATTTGGGAGGAATTgagtaaatgataaatcaaGCTCCACCAGAATCTCGAGCACAGACTCCGGAATTGGGAAGGTAAGACCGTaaaattgaaagaaagaaagattggCTCCGCAATACCCTCCCCGAACGGTTTCGGGAGTCTCAGACGCGCCAGCCAAATCGAGAACGATGGAGAGATCGACCCCATACACCTTGTAGAGATCTTCAAGATCATCGATCGTAGTCGTCGGGTGAGGAAAGCTGAATGACGAAGACATCTCAAAGTTCAATGATCAAGAAATCTTAGAGCAAAAGTAAAGAGATGAGGAAAAAGAATCAGAGTTGAGACGAAAAGGAAATCTCTCGCGTATTTATAACCATCCTAACGGCTCTATCATCATTCTCGAGAAGGATAATGATGACCTAGGTCTCACCCTAGCGGCGGCTAATATAGCCGTTACGcgtaaaaaaagagagaaggaaAAAGCGCGCCAAACAACGGTTTTCAAGAATCATCATTAAGTCAAGCCAAAATCGTTTCGGGCATCAAACGACAAAGTCCGAGTTAAAAACTAACCGTCTCTTTTCTTTTCGTTCAAATCAAATGAGACTGGAGGACAAATGTTAGACCCAATTTCGGTCAACGTGCTAATGGGCCACGATCGAGGATATGGGccgtgatagaccatggatttgacctacttttacccatggtttataggagtttttactaataattattatattatagagtctatttactatatttataagatcaggagtgatttaaagataaatgatgattttggagcattttggagatatttggagcaagcacccgagatgaccatcgagctcgacaatcggtcgatattgaagagaagtaatcgatcgatgttaacatcgtgatgtcgatcgatagcgaagcgcgcagaaagcccgtttggtcacagccgacttgaagcccaagtcttcaccaatttacaagattacccctgacgaattttaacctaactatataagttttgccaccatgttagaggcaaagtgtgctttattattttactagtttgacagcaaaggttttctaggattttgatagattggagagaagatccaaagttatatttgtgattggaactccactgatatctattttattattctaatgCAATTTTTATACCTAATTgctgtcatgaattgcttagccatgtctgagtagttcttttgttagattttagggtttaaataggttaggagggattagccccaactataaattgctgagttgtgataatcatctttacgATTGTGATGtatctagattagctacctagaacataaaagcgagagctttaatctcatcctgaaaatattctaatagaactatgtttcttactacgagcaaggcgagagctgatctagtgagcttagtaagctattattcaacccgcgcataaa
The window above is part of the Brassica napus cultivar Da-Ae chromosome C3, Da-Ae, whole genome shotgun sequence genome. Proteins encoded here:
- the LOC106417345 gene encoding uncharacterized protein LOC106417345 gives rise to the protein MSSSFSFPHPTTTIDDLEDLYKVYGVDLSIVLDLAGASETPETVRGGYCGANLSFFQFYGLTFPIPESVLEILVELDLSFTQFLPNFLRHLIAFLVRAREEGLSFGLGDFRHLVLVKRNKQSPGTFLVSPRPGRHVIEYVPYCDEKWHEQFFVFKVDRASVAPSGSSLMSDEIHGLIGVLRRGRSHWSSFDRTRIRAAFPIPEGTNSAPLVVGGSEDETEHSREVIATPSVQAQSSDRLVRQLVRRSSFRAFGSASRSRASNRPPLVSIQDSYDEGASEERWSPISLSLGSEDEAVAATRKRRRSSKAALPGPSRSRLVSEGDGSLFAAQGKLISLAGRMRSAGCRLPSLVSSDEKEAYAKVAVVSPKVMEAFNEYVMVMEDRVEASRNDKEIESIGS